From a single Rosa rugosa chromosome 7, drRosRugo1.1, whole genome shotgun sequence genomic region:
- the LOC133721254 gene encoding thaumatin-like protein 1b, translating to MMKIQVLLYLTFAFLFFPGGHPATISFTNKCNFKVWPATLTSDNKPQLALTGFELAPQASNSIDTPVPWNGRFWGRTNCFTDNSGMFTCDKPGDCASGQVSCNGKGGIPPATLVEINIPAGGGQDFYDVSLVDGFNLPISVTPQGGHAPGDCRSSSCSANVNAMCPSELQVTGAGGSVVGCMSACLKFNEPKYCCTPPNEKPETCPPTDYSMKFSQQCPEAYSYAYDDKKGTFTCSGGPNYAITFCP from the exons ATGATGAAAATCCAAGTACTTCTCTACCTCACCTTCGCCTTCCTTTTCTTTCCAG GCGGACATCCGGCTACAATTTCTTTCACAAACAAGTGCAACTTCAAGGTCTGGCCAGCAACCCTAACTTCTGATAACAAACCTCAGTTAGCATTGACGGGGTTCGAGTTAGCACCCCAAGCTAGCAATTCCATAGACACTCCGGTTCCATGGAATGGCCGCTTCTGGGGCCGTACCAACTGCTTCACGGACAATTCAGGAATGTTCACTTGTGACAAACCAGGGGATTGCGCATCCGGTCAGGTCTCATGCAACGGAAAAGGAGGAATTCCGCCAGCCACTTTGGTGGAAATTAATATCCCAGCAGGTGGGGGTCAAGATTTCTACGATGTTAGTCTTGTTGACGGCTTCAACTTGCCCATCTCCGTAACCCCTCAAGGCGGTCACGCTCCCGGGGACTGTCGGAGCTCTAGCTGCAGCGCCAACGTGAACGCTATGTGTCCGAGTGAGCTACAAGTAACGGGGGCTGGCGGGAGCGTGGTTGGCTGCATGAGCGCGTGCTTGAAGTTCAATGAGCCCAAGTATTGCTGCACTCCACCTAATGAAAAGCCAGAGACATGTCCTCCTACAGACTACTCTATGAAGTTTAGTCAACAATGCCCTGAGGCTTACAGCTACGCTTATGATGACAAGAAAGGCACATTCACTTGCTCCGGGGGACCTAACTACGCTATTACTTTCTGCCCATAA